A genome region from Aphelocoma coerulescens isolate FSJ_1873_10779 chromosome Z unlocalized genomic scaffold, UR_Acoe_1.0 ChrZ, whole genome shotgun sequence includes the following:
- the KGD4 gene encoding alpha-ketoglutarate dehydrogenase component 4, protein MGSKMAAATRAVQVVKPHTPLIKFPDRKSGPRPKIQESLQASVPSLHASKAMESVGGISPASQNISPISRVQGTPDTSELTRTLPQKYRRRQMSDEEIEYIQRGGPE, encoded by the exons ATGGGCAGCAAGATGGCGGCTGCCACCAGGGCGGTGCAG GTAGTCAAGCCACACACTCCATTAATTAAATTCCCAGACAGAAAAAGTGGTCCCAGACCTAAAA TACAGGAGTCTCTACAAGCAAGTGTGCCATCTCTCCATGCTTCAAAAGCAATGGAATCTGTAGGAGGCATATCACCGGCCTCTCAAAATATATCACCCATTAGTAGAGTACAAGGTACACCAGACACTTCTGAATTAACAAGAACCTTACCTCAGAAATACAGGAGGAGGCAAATGTCAGATGAAGAGATTGAATACATTCAA CGTGGAGGTCCAGAATAA
- the CENPH gene encoding centromere protein H, whose product MAAVTGELERAPALAREIDSALASVLTRELELGGGDLGVLTLLRLRDQMKDHLKHYNTAILSGQENVPNHVIEEKYIQSASQDLQRDTEEAKVSFENKALALQRMQFMDILRNKVSQDDEESRLILETVKHIVLLNWTIIEYQQQAHSKEQQLIDIKRKRLSLKKDIGQKLRQIQNRMKRQREKQAAVNTTAKQKFLDKLEKERQTTTVIQNVFQTIIIGSGVNWAEDPSLKTIVLQLEKNVS is encoded by the exons ATGGCGGCAGTGACTGGGGAGCTGGAGCGGGCCCCGGCGTTGGCCCGGGAAATAGATTCGGCCCTGGCCTCGGTGCTGACtcgggagctggagctgggcggCGGCGACCTGGGTGTTCTCACTCTGCTCCG CCTGAGGGACCAAATGAAGGACCACCTCAAGCACTACAACACTGCCATTCTTAGCG GTCAAGAAAATGTCCCTAATCATGTaattgaagaaaaatatatcCAGAG TGCCTCACAAGATTTGCAAAGAGATACAGAGGAAGCAAAAGTCTCTTTCGAGAACAAGGCATTGGCCTTGCAAAG GATGCAATTTATGGATATCCTGAGAAACAAAGTGAGTCAAGATGATGAGGAGTCACG TCTGATCCTGGAAACAGTGAAACACATAGTATTGCTCAACTGGACAATAATTGAATATCAGCAG caaGCACACTCGAAGGAACAGCAGTTGATTgacattaaaaggaaaagactcT CACTAAAAAAAGATATAGGACAGAAACTACGGCAAATTCAGAACAGGATGAAAAGGCAAAGGGAGAAACAAGCAGCTGTGAATaccactgcaaaacagaagttccttgataaattagaaaaagaaagacagacAACTACAGTAATTCAAAACGTGTTCCAG ACTATCATAATTGGAAGTGGAGTTAACTGGGCAGAAGATCCATCTTTAAAGACAATTGTTCTACAGCTTGAGAAAAATGTCTCCTGA